GTTCAAGGTTCTTGCGTTCCTTGATCGTCCCGTCCTCATGATACATGACCTCGTAAAACTCCGGCACGTAGACGCCGGGGATCCTGCTGAGCGCGATCAGAAGCTCCCGCCGCCCTTTCCCCCTGTTCTTCCTGTACACATCAATGAACTCTCCCACGACTTCTTCACCCTCCCCCACGATGGCGAGATCGATGAAGTCCGTGAGCGGCTCAGGGTTGAAAAAAGCGCAGATCCCGCCGAGGATCACCAGCGGATCGTCCCCGGTCCGTTTGCGTTTGTCCGCGGGTATGCCGGAGAGGCGCAGCATCGTGAGCACATTAACATAGTCCTGTTCAAAGGACACGGAGAAGGCCAGGATGTCGAACGTCCTCACCATTCGCTTGCTCTCGAGGCAGAACAGTTTTGTGCCGGTCTTTACATACTCTTCAGCATCATCCTCATCAGGCAGGAACACACGTTCACACGCAGTGTCGGGACGGTTGTTCAGTAGGGAGTAGATCTGGTGCACGCCGAGGTTCGACATGCCGATAGGGTAGGTATTGGGATAGGCCAGCGCGACCGTTACTTCAGCGTCCCGGGCCTTCACGATCGTTCCGCGCTCCGCCGCGAGCAGGGCATCGACTTTTTCCTTGAGCTTCCTGGACATGGAGGGATTATACTATAGCCGGGACGCCGCGCGCAAAACAATTCGGGCAGGATTTTTTGTTCATCCCCGGCATGAAGAAAAAAGAACCTGGACACTGAAGGGGCGGATTTACTTATGATAACGGCGGATAAAAAATGAGGGTCTTCCGGGTTTTGTGTGGGTTGCTTTTATCTGACCTTAACTCAGATCATGAGGAGGAGATCATTTTTTTGCACATCCCCTTCGTGCGGGGTTGGAGTAAAGCTTTTTGGTTCTGCCTTTCCCCTGCGCCGGGTAGCTCTGACGCGAGAGACGCGCATAGCAATGCTGCACAGATCGTTGTTGCGAGAACAAGACAAGGCAGACACGGCCGAGCCCTTTTTTAAAGGGCGAGGGTGGAGTGCTGCGAGACCTGCATATCAGGGCTGAGGTACTGTATATGCCCGGCATGCACAGCCTGCCCTCGAATGCCTTAATCGGGGGCGGCCGAGTGATGAGCTGCCCAAAAAAATTGATGCACACGTGGAACAAGTGCCAACAGAGATAACCTTCAGAAAACAGATTGTTCCGGAAGACCCGGTTTTCTTGAGAGGGGATAGAGAAATAGTGAAGAGATGATCCGAAAGAAATCCGCTTCCCATCAGGATGGCGCTGAATTCATTTCCCGTCCAGGATCGCCCGCACCTTCCGCAAAAGATCGTTCATCAGTATCGGCTTGTAAATAACGTTCAAGCCCTTTTCCATCAGCCCTTTTTGACCCATGATATCGGCGGCATATCCGCTGAGGAACAACGACTTGATGTCGGGCTCGAAGATCCTGATCTTATCATAGGTCTCCTTTCCGTTCTTTTTCGGCATCATAAAGTCAAGAAGGAGCAGTTTGATCGCGCCCCGGTTGGCCATGAACTTTTTGACGGCATCCTCCCCGTTTTCCGCCTGAATTACGGTATAGCCGAACTGCGTGAGAACGCTGGTGATCAAATTTCTCACGGTCTCATCGTCCTCGGCAACGAGGATGGTCTCCGTGCCTCCTGTGACTTCAGGCAGATCGACCGATGGTGTTCCTTCCCTCTCCCGTGGCGCGACGGGCAGATAAATCTTGAGCGTGGTCCCCCTTCCGATCTCGCTTTCAACCTCGACAAAGCCGTTGTGCTGTTTGATGATGCCGTAGACCATGGCCAGTCCAAGGCCCGTGCCCCTGCCCACCTCTTTTGTCGTGAAAAAGGGTTCGAAGATCCTCTCCCGGGTCTTCTGATCCATACCCATGCCCGAGTCCGTGACCATCAGCTGGACATACGTCCCGGGTGTGCGGATATCGTGGGCGTTTGCCAGGTCCTCGTCCAGGTCAATACGCTGGGTTTCTATATACAGGTATCCGCCGTCCGGCATGGCGTCGCGAGCATTGGTCACGAGGTTCATCAGCAGCTGCTCGAGTTGCCCGGCATCCGCAAGGACCGTTACATCCTTATCGGTCAGGATGCACTTGAACTCCACGTCCTCGCCGATGAGCCTCGCGAGGAATCGCTCCACTTTCATGATAATGTCGTTCAGGTTGACCCGCTGGGGATTCAGTACCTGCTTTCTGCCGTAGGCGAGCAGACCCTGGGTCAGGCTTGCCGCCCGGTTGGCCGAGGAGAGGATCTGATCAACATGGTGCCTGAGCGGGTCGTCATCCCTCATTTTCATCTGCAAAAGGCTTCCGTATCCGATGATCGCGGTCAGGATATTATTGAAGTCGTGGGAGATTCCACCGGCAAGGGTCCCGATGGATTCCATCTTCTGCGACTGGCGGAGCTGGTCTTCAAGCCGTTTCCGTTCCGAAATGTCGATGCCCACTCCCACAAGATACGGCTTGTCGTTCATGATCATCCGGAATCCATTCAGCATGAACGATATGGATAAGCCGTTCTTCGTAACCATTGTTGCTTCAACCGAGGCGCTGCCGCTGCGAAACACCTCTTGTATCTTGCTGCTGACCAGTTCCCGATCTTCCCGGAAAAAATCGAGCGCATTCTTGTTTGTCATCTCTTCTGGTGAATAACCGAACACCTCTTGAAAATTTTTATTCCATCGAATTACGTTCCCCGACTCATCAATGATATAGAACAGCCCGGGCAGGCTGTCGATGACCGCATCGGAGAATTTCTTCTCCTCCAGCAGCGCCCCCTCTACCTTCTTCTGCTCGGTGACGTCGCGGGTTATCCCGAGAAGGGC
The DNA window shown above is from Nitrospirota bacterium and carries:
- a CDS encoding PAS domain S-box protein, with protein sequence MTEKKKHPAHDPHDGSRNTGAVPREFPPVNDPPDRTQVETALSDSKNFLQTIIETEPECVKLVASDGTLIMMNRAGLEMIQVDSLDQAKGKSIFPLIAPEYREAFRKLTEEVFQGKPGTLTFKMTGIKGRQLWLDTHAVPLRNDKDEIIALLGITRDVTEQKKVEGALLEEKKFSDAVIDSLPGLFYIIDESGNVIRWNKNFQEVFGYSPEEMTNKNALDFFREDRELVSSKIQEVFRSGSASVEATMVTKNGLSISFMLNGFRMIMNDKPYLVGVGIDISERKRLEDQLRQSQKMESIGTLAGGISHDFNNILTAIIGYGSLLQMKMRDDDPLRHHVDQILSSANRAASLTQGLLAYGRKQVLNPQRVNLNDIIMKVERFLARLIGEDVEFKCILTDKDVTVLADAGQLEQLLMNLVTNARDAMPDGGYLYIETQRIDLDEDLANAHDIRTPGTYVQLMVTDSGMGMDQKTRERIFEPFFTTKEVGRGTGLGLAMVYGIIKQHNGFVEVESEIGRGTTLKIYLPVAPREREGTPSVDLPEVTGGTETILVAEDDETVRNLITSVLTQFGYTVIQAENGEDAVKKFMANRGAIKLLLLDFMMPKKNGKETYDKIRIFEPDIKSLFLSGYAADIMGQKGLMEKGLNVIYKPILMNDLLRKVRAILDGK